CGTTTATGAGCTAAATACATCGATAATGGTGTCTTTGAGGTTCTTGAAACACCGATTAAGACTATATCTGCCTTGAGAATTCCTCGAGGATCACGCCCATCATCATATTTAACCGCAAATTCGATGGCTTCTATTTTTCTAAAATACTCTTCATCTAGTTTTCTCATTAAGCCTGGCTGATGATGAGGCGTTTTATTAAAGCTAGTGGTGAAGGCATTCATCAATGGACTAAGCAAGTCCACTGCCATAATGTTTTCTTCTGCAGCACGACGATCTAAATATTCCTTTAACACTGGAATGACAATCGTATAGGCAATGATTGACTTTCCTTTTTTTGCTATTATAAGGACATCTTCAATGTCTTCGAGGTCCTCCACATAGGAATTGCGTCGAATCTCTACATTTCCACCGTTAAATTGTGTTGCTACCGCTTTTACAACAAACTCAGCTGTTTCCCCAACAGAGTCCGAAACCACATAGACTACTTCCTTCTCTACAAAAATCGCTGCCACTCCCCTTTATACCGAATTTCGATCCATTATTTCTAGGTATGCTCGTGTGATGGTTGTTTTCGTAATCCGGCCGACAAGTAAATATGTATGGTTTCCCGGATTGATTTCTTTCACTACAGGTAAGGAGTCAATGTGATTGGTAATCATTTTTTTAGCAGCTTCTAACAATGTTTCCTCAGGTGTGATTGTGATAATGTTAGGCATTCTGGTCATAATGACGTTACAGGGTAATTCTTGCAAATCTTTATTGCCGATGGCTGTTCTCAGTAAATCTTTCCTAGAAATTACACCAGCTAAAAAGCCATTACTATCTACCGCATAAAGAGTACCAACATCTTCCAAAAACAGTTGTACAATCGCATCATACACAGATGTGGATTTTTCCACAACGATTGGAAGAGCTTTAAAATCTGCCACTTTTTTGTGGAGAAATTTTTCTGCCTGATGCTTTACCTCTTGGTTATGATTAAAAAAATAACCAACTCGAGGTCTGGCATCCAAATTACCAGCCATTGTTAAAATAGCTAAGTCTGGTCTTAATGCTGCTCTTGTTAAGGAAAGCTTTTCTGCAATTTGCTGCCCCGTAATGGGTCCACTTTCCTTCACAATCTTTAGAATTTCATCTTGGCGTTTCGACAGTTTAATCACATTGACCCCCTTTTCAGTTTAATTATGTTATATTTTTTGATAAAAATATAAATGTGCTATACTTATTGTATATTTAGTATATTACATTTAAACAATAAGTGAAACAGTTTATTGCACATATTTTTGACAAATTTTCTTCCTCTTCAAAAAAAAAAAAAAGAATCCTACCGCAGGAGATAGGATTCTTACTATTTTTGACAGTTGGGACAGAAATAGGTTTTACGAGATGAAATCATTTCTTTAATAATAGTGCCCCCGCATCGATTACAATTCTCTCCTTCTCGGTCATACACAAGACAGAGATTATTATAGCCCCCTGTTAAATTGTCCCCTTGGAAAAAGGGATTTTCCATGTATCCACCATGCTTTAAAGCATCTAGGAGCACATGCTTCATCGACTGGTAAAGTTGATTTCGTTCAGGCTCACCTATATCCTCTATACTCCGTTTTGTTTTAATTCCAGCATGATAACAAATTTCATCGGAGTAACAATTTCCAATCCCTGCTATAAACTCCTGATCGAGAAGTTTTGTTTTTATTTTCCCACGTCTGTCACTTAGTAGTTTTAAAAAATCCTGCAAAGTGAACTGAGGCTCTAATGGCTCCGGACCCAAAGAAGATAATTCTTTTTTAACATCCTGTTCATTATATAAATGCAAATAACCCAATCGCAATCCAATAAAATAAACATGGTGTTTTCCAAAAGATAACCGAACCTGTATCGTTCTTTCCGGTTTGTCATCCTCTTTCCCAAAATACATCCAGCCGCCAAGCATTAAATGCAACAGAAGGACTTGCCCGTTTTCTAAATGAAATAATAAATGCTTTCCTCTTCGATTGACTGTCATGACCTTCTGATTTGTGACACTATTAATAAAGAGTGTTGGGTTCAAATTAACCGATTTCTCTCGATTGATTTGTACCTGAGAAATGGTTTTACCCGCTATTTTTTGATTTAATAATCTTCGGTAATTTTCCATCTCTGGAAGTTCAGGCATCTATCTACTCCCCTTTACGGCTTTTTCATATCTTTTCCTCACAAACGCAAAAAAACCGAACATTTTAAAGTTCGGTTTTTGTATCAATCATTATTAAGTGGGCCTAAATGGACTCGAACCATCGACCTCACGCTTATCAGGCGTGCGCTCTAACCAGCTGAGCTATAGGCCCATTTAGAGTAATTGGAGCGGGTGATGAGAATCGAACTCACAACATCAGCTTGGAAGGCTGAGGTTTTACCACTAAACTACACCCGCATTTATAGTGCCCTACAAATAGTACATGAAATATTATAACACCCTGCAAATAAGTTGTAAACTACTTTTTATCACCCTCAAGATGTTTAAGTTTTTTCAATAATTGTGCCGAGTCTTCAGCTGCAATAAATTCACCATTTACAATCGCATAAGGAGATATTTTGCATTCCTCACATCTACTTTGACAATGGTACTCTTTATATTCGATATTTTTTTTACCCAAAAAAGCACTGTATTCATGTTGAAGCTCATCGGGTAAAAAACGATTTAGATTTTTTTCACAGAAATCAACTTTTAATTTTTTTTCCTTCGTAAAAAGTTTTGTAATAAAGTTCATACGCTGCACATCTCCACTGCTAGTCATTTACATTAAGTATATCAATTTCACCTAAATTATTCTCCTAATATATATTACAAAGAGCAACCATTTCTAGTAGGGTTGCTCGATTTTTAACTGCTATATATGAATTTTTTATCTTTTTGAATGTTTTTTATCTATTTTCGCCTCAATTCTCTCCATTGCTTTTAGATCACTTTTTAATTCCTGCTTATTATCATCTACTAATTTCTTAAAGCTTATATTGCGTTTTCTCATCTGTTTCTCCACCTTTCTTATGTTTCTATTATACAAAAAGTAGAAAGGTTAAAATCAACAGAAATATTACAATTTTTTGAACTTTTATGAATTTTTCTATTTTTTCAGCAAGGAATATCCCTTCACTACTTACTTATGGTAAATATTGTTTATCTTGGTTAACTCATTTATAATTGAAACTATATCTGAATCACAAATTTTGGAGGAGAAAATTATGAAACTAGGTGCATTTTCAGTTAGTTTAAATGTAAAGGACATTCATTTATCAAAATCATTCTATGAAAACTTAGGATTTCAAGCCTTTGGTGGAGATATTAATCAAAATTGGCTTATTATGAAAAATGAAAATTGCATCATCGGTCTATTTCAAGGCATGTTTGAAAAAAACATCCTAACTTTTAATCCAGGATGGAATGAAAATGCTGAAAATCTTGAATCGTTTACGGACATTCGAGAAATTCAAAAGCAGCTTAAAGAAAAAGGAATAACAATGCATTCTGAAGCAGATGAATCAACCGAAGGACCAGCACATTTTACGATTGAGGATCCAGATGGTAATCAGATTCTTATGGATCAACACAGATAACAAAAAACATAACTCTCCAATGAAATACATACATCATCATAGTTAACCCTTTCCTTACAGAATCAAGATAAAACAATAAAGAATAATAAAAAACCGAGTAGGCTACTATTTTCACGGCTAACCAAAACAAAGCGTCTTCCAACGAGGAAGGCGCTTTTTCTAATTTAAGCTTGGATAGCACAATAAAGTAATTGAAAATATTTGTTTTAATAAGTATATTTGATAAAGTAATGAAAGTAACTGACAAGACTTGTTGTTAGCTGCTTTTGAGTGGAGGATTGGAGCATTGTGAAGTTAGGACCTCGCGTCATTAAAACAGGCATTGCTGTTACATTTGCCTTATATATTTGTTCGGTATTAAAGCTTGAATCAGCAGTATTTGCAGGAATTGCTGCCATTTTTACGATTCAACCTTCCATTTACCGCACATGGAAACAAGTATGGAACCAAGTCCAAACCAATTTCATAGGTGCGATTATTGCCTTTCTAGGATTATACTTTCTGGGCAATGACCCCTTTTCAATTGGACTGGTAATCATTATACTGATTTCGATTAGTTTGAAGATAAAGATGGGAGAAACGATTTCGCTGACGGTTGTAACTGTGTTGGCAATTATGAGTGCTCCAGGAAACGAAGATTGGCTCTTTGCTTTGAACCGTTTTATCGTTACCTTTATCGGTATGGCAACGGCACTATTGGTGAATATTTTTGTTTACCCACCAAATTACAAGAAAAATTACGTGAAGAAAGTGAATGAAATTTTTCAAAATATGTCTATTTTGCTAAGAACCGCTATCTCTGACGAAATGACAGAAAAGTGTTTTAAGGAGCAAATGGAACAATTAGAGAATGATATTTTACTATTAGATGAGCAATTTATGTTGTTTGATGAAGAACGCGAAAAAATGTCCAAGGTAAATAATATCGATGTACGCGAAATAGTCGTGTTTAAGCAAATGTTTAAATCACTCCAACAGGGTTTTATTGTCTTGGAGGACATTGATTCCTTTTATTTTTCCAGTAAGCCGACACCTGAAGAAAATCATCTCTTTGATCAACAACTAGAATATTTAATTAAGTACCACGAGCTATTTCTATTAAAATATGATGGAAAGATAAAAATGGATCTGCCTTCATTGGAAGATGAGTTTATGAAACATACTGAAGACTTTTTGGAAAAAGTTATGCAATCCTATAATGAAGGTCATAAAATCCAAATGGCCGTCATTGGAGCATCTATTTATAATTACGCCTTCCAACTGGACCGATTGAATACACTAATAGAACACTATTTGAAGAAATCACAATAGTAAAAGGAGTAGCTAGATTGTATTCTGCTACTCCTTTTTCTATTGTGTAGGGAAATCACATCTAAATAGGCTTCATCCTTTATTGCTCTTCAATTAATTTTAACGCTTCATTATATAACTCTTTATCTACTACTTTTTCTAAATCAAGCGGTGTTTGAATTAATCCGTTTTCTAAATACCAATCAGACCATGTTACTTGTGTCTGTAGCTTCGAGGACATTTTTGTAATAATATCTTGCAGAGTCAATGTAACTAGCAAGGAATCGAACAGCTAAATCTTTATTCTCCATCATTTTTCCTAAGAAATAAAAGCCTGCTGATTAATTATAACTAGTGGTCAGAGTCTTTCGATAACTATCATAAAAGAAATTCAGCTTCTTCATCTAATAAAGGATCTATATTTTCGTTAAATGGCGGGTAAATAGCAGGGTGAAGGATACTTGCTATCTTAAATAATCCTAGTAACAATCTAGGAGATGGCCTGCAAAATAATGGCTCATCTAATATATATAATTGATTGTTTTTAATAGCACCCATGTTTTCCGTCCCAGGGCGTTTTAGGATGACCTTTGGATTAACTTTTTCTATCTGTACACCTACCCAAATAACACAAATCACTTCGGGATTTCTTTGTAGGACCTCTTCCCACTCCGTTTTAACACTGGATTGTGCCACATCTTCAAAAACGTTTCTTCCCCCTGCAAGTTTACTAATTTCGGTTAGCCAATTGGTTGCTCCAGGAGTAAAAATAGGTTTTGCCCACCATTCCCAATAAAGGGTCGCAGGCTTTTGCACTAACTTAGATAAAGATTGATATTTTTCGAGTATAGTATTGTATTTTTTAAATAATTGATTCGCCTTGTCAGAGGTATTGGTAACTTCTCCAACAAATAATATACTTTCTCCAACCTCTGTTAATGTCTTAGGATTAGGAACAATGACAAAAGGGATGTTTCGTTTTTTCAACTCTTCGATATTGCGTTCCATTCCAGGTACAGAAAGAGAGGCTAATACTAAGTCAGGCTGTAAGGCTTCCACTTTGTCCATATCAATGTCCAAATCAGAACCTAATCTTGGCAAGGATTGAATATCCTCCGGCCAATCCGAGTAGTTATCCACTCCTACTAACGAAGATGTTAATCCTAAGTAAGCAGCTAATTCTGTATTACTTGGACATATAGAAATTAATCTCATAGATAAACCTCCTTCAAGATTCTAAAATTCTATTCCCTTTACAGCTGGGATGCCTTCATTGTAATAATGTTTTTCCGATTCAATAACTGAAACGAGATCAGCTGCGTCTTTAATTTCTTGCTTGGCATCTCTTCCAGTGATTACCAAATGAACATGTGAAGGTTTATTTTTGATAACATCTATCACTTCATGTAGAGGCAAGACATCATCAATTGGAAACTTATTAATGGCTAATGCATTATTGAGTTCGTCTAAAATTACCAAATCGTACTCGCCGCTCATTACCGCTTCCTTTGCTTTCGGCCATCCTTGCTTTATTGCTTCTCTATGTTCCTCTGGTGTTTTTGTCCAAGTGAACCCAATTCCCAGTTGAACCATCTCTACTCCCAGCTTCTTCAGTGCAATTTGTTCACCATATGTGCGTTCAGGTGATTTGATAAACTGATAGATTTTCACTCTAAATCCTCGACCAATTCCGCGAAGTGCTAACCCTAAAGAGGATGTCGTTTTTCCTTTTCCATGTCCCGTATAAACAAGTGTTAAGCCATTTCGATTTATTTGTTTAGTCATATGTGTTCCCCCTATTTTCCAGACATTTCTTTATCCAATTCTCAACCATTTCTGGACAAGAAGCAAAATGAAAATGGGTGTACCCTGCTGCTAAATTATGTAGTAAATACCCTTCTTTATTTACACCTCTCATGCCTATCGTTTCATAAGCATAAGGTACATCCTCTTCAAGTGCTTGGAAGGTTGAGTAATGAAATTCATGTCCCCTGGCACTCATATCTTCAAGAATAAAATTAGCATTTTGCCCGGTAATCTCTCGATAACCTAATGCCGCTAATTTTGTTTGCATATGTACACTACCTGGAATAACACCCGCCATTTCAAATTTTTTCTTATCCGTAGTTTCTATGAACTCAGTTAAATACATGAAACCTCCACATTCGGCAAGTGTAGGCAATCCACCTTCAATCGCTAGCTTTACTGATCGCTTTGCTTTTAGATTACAAGCTAGGACTTGTGCAAACTCTTCAGGAAATCCGCCGCCAATATAAAGTCCATCAGCATCATCAGGTACCTCCTCATCCGCAAGGGGCGAGAAATATACAATTTCAATCCCTTTTGCTTCCATGATTTCTAAATTTTCAGGGTAATAGAAATTAAAGGCGCTATCTTTTGCTACCGCAACTTTCACTAGATGTTCCCTCTGTTTTTCAAAAATGGAAGACTTGCGGCTTGCTTCTAACCGCTCAGCAACAGCTAATTCAAGAAGTCTATCAATATCAACAGTTTCGCTGACTAATGTGCCTAATTTATCAAAAAACGAATCTAGTTCCCCTCTTTCCAAAGTGGGAATAAGTCCAAGATGTCTCTCAGGAATTTCAATATCTAGTTCTCGTTTCAAATAACCGATAACAGGAACGTGACATTCCTGCTCAATCGCTTTTTTGACAAGTTGAAAGTGACCTTCACTTCCTACTTTATTTGCAATGACAGCTGCAATATTAGGTCCCTCAGCAAATAATTGAAAACCTTTCACGATCGCAGCAGCACTTCTAGCCATACTTTCACAATTAACAACAAGCAAAACTGGGCTTTTCGTAATCATACTAATTTCAGCCGTACTTCCCTCATTTGTTTCTGGACTCTTCCCATCAAAAAACCCCATAACCCCTTCGATGATTGAAATATCTGAACCCTGACTGCCATGAGTGAAAATATCCAGCACCAAATCTTTTGTAAGCATCCAGCTGTCTAAATTTCGAGAAGCTCGTTTCGTTACAGCGGTATGATAGGAAGGATCAATATAATCCGGTCCACATTTAAAACCCTGGACGGTTAGGCCCTTTTTCATTAATGCTGCCATTACCCCAATGGTTAGTGTTGTTTTCCCCACGCCGCTTCCAGTCCCGGCAATTACCAATCGTCGTTCTGCCATCTGCCATTCCCCTTTTCAATGGATCTATGAGTTTAGTGGACCTTCTCTATATATTTGCTGAAACTTTTCTTTATAGCACCATACACCATTTGGCCGATTGCCCTTCCGACAACTGTTCCTGAACCGGCGCAATCTATTTTTGCCCCTTGCTGAGTAAGGCCAAGAAGCAGGGTATCTGAGGATGAACCAGCCGCAATCATTTTGGAAAAACGAAGTTTATGTAAGGCCTTCACTTTTGCTTCAACAGCTGACATATATCCATCAACAAGGGCACCATCTGTAAAATGGGCATCTATAAATAACATGATGTTGATGGTTTTTCCTGCCCCCTCTGTCACGATCACCATCATGTGAATATCTTCTATTACCTTCGTTACCATCAACATTTCCTCGAGTTTTACGGCTGTCATGACACCAGCTGCTTGTTCATGAGGCTGGGAGTAATTTGTCATCAACTGCTGTATATCTGAATGTGGACCTTGAAACTGACAAAAATGTTTTAACCATTGGATACCAGCACCGACCTCCGTATTGGATATAGTGCGCAGCGGCTGATCAAATTGAACATGAAGATAGTCTTCACCTTGATTTATTTTATAAGAATCATCAAAGTTAAATAACCGACTTGATGAAATGTGGTTTGGTGTCATCAGAAGCTGTGGTTTAGGAACAGTTGGATGTGATTGGGATTTCACTTTCACCTCGTAAACCTTCTCTAATTGATCTTCTTTCCTCAAAAGATCTACTTCTCCTACTTCTAAAAAGCTCCCATTATGTAGTAATGCTACGCGATCTGCATAAAGCGAAGCCACATTCAAATCATGTAGAATCGCAAAAATAGTTAGCCCCGTAGTTTGTTGTCGTTCTTTTAGTAGATTCAACATTTGATATGTATGTTTAATATCCAGATGATTGGTAGGCTCATCCAAAAGTAAGATTTCAGGCTCCTGTGCTAATGCTTTGGCCAATAAGACTCTTTGCTTTTCACCGCCACTAATCAGTCGAAATTGAGTTGTCCGAAACTGACTTATCTGAGTTATTTCCATAACCTCTTCAATGACTTTCCGATCATTCTTCGAAAGCTGCTTAAAGATCCCCTTTTGATGAGGATAACGCCCCAGGCTAATGATTTCTTCAACGGTATAATCGAAAGATACTTGAACTTCCTGTGTTAAAACAGCCATTTTTTTTGCTTTTTTCAGTTTTGAGAGAGTTGAAATTTCTTGACCACAGACTGAAACTTTACCACTCTTTATTGGCAACTGCCCTGTAATGAGCTTAAAAAGGGTGGTCTTCCCACTTCCATTAGGTCCTAGCAGGGCAAAAAACTCTCCTTTTTTTACTTCTAAATCCAGCCCCTTAATAATGGGAGAATGGGTATAGCCACCGACTAAGTTTTCAACACAGATCATTTATTTGCCCCCTTCCCAAATCGTTCTCTAATCAATAATAGAGCAAATACTGGCGCTCCAATTAAGGCCGTGATTACACCAATTGGCAGTTCTTTTGGAGCAATGATCGTTCTTGCCATTAAATCAGCTAAAATGAGAAAAGCTCCTCCTACTAGCATGGATAGTGGAAGGACATGGCGATGATTTGGGCCGGTAACAAGTCGGACTAAGTGTGGAATCACCAGTCCAACAAATCCAATCGACCCTGACACAGCTACCGCTGCTCCCGTTAATAACGATGCACCAATTAGAACAAATGTCTTTCCCTTTTTAACATCAACCCCAATATGATCTGCTGCATCCTCACCCAGTGCGAGAGCATTTAACTCACGATAATGATAGATTAATATAAATGAACCAATGAGCATAAATGGAAGGATTAGTTGAATATGACTCCATCCTCTCATTCCAACACTCCCATATAGCCAATAGATAATTTGTGTCATAGATTCTCTATCACTTAATGAAATTATGAGTGAGACAAGTGAGCCAATAAAGGCACTTACAATAATTCCAGCCAGAATAATAGTTTCAATCGCTAGACTTTTACTGCTTAATCGAACGAGGCCGAAAACAATGAATAAAGAAATTAAACCAAATGAAATGGCGACAACCGGAAGCGTAAAACTTCCCAACCCTACAATAGTCACTTGGAAAAACAATACCAAAACGGCGCCTAGAGAGGCACCAGAGGATACTCCTATGGTATATGGGTCTGCTAATGGATTGCGTAAAAGTCCTTGAAAAGCTGCACCTGCTAATGCTAATGATGCTCCTATACAGAATGCCAGAAGAACTCTTGGCAGACGGATATTCCAAATAATCATTTCTTCATTTTTTGCTATATCAGTCAGCCAGCCCATATTTAACGTTTTATCTAGTATGATATGTAAGATTGTAGGAACAGTAACGGTTACACTACTATAAAATAAACCAAGAAGGCTTATACCAAGTACAAGCCCTCCGCTTATAACATACAACCAGCCTATTTTATTGTTTAAATATTTCAGGATAGATAAGTTCCGCAAGTGTCTCGACTCCTTCAATTAAACGAGGCCCAGGTCTAGTAACCGTATCACTATCGACATCAAATACGTTTCCACTTTTTATAGCTGGCACTTCTGCCCATCCTTCACGTTTTAGCACCCCAGATGTTGGATTATCTACATAGTAGCCATAGGTTGTGATAATCACATCAGGGTTTAATTTTACTATTTCTTCCTCAGTCATCTTCACCCAGCCATCTTGATCTTCAGCAGCATTAACGGCTTGTATGGATTCAAGCATCTCATGCATAAAGGTGTTTTTACCTGTCGTAAAAATATCGGGAGCCGGTGAAACTTCTACCCAAACTTTCTTTTTCTCCACATTTGCTGCTGCTGCTTTGTCTTTAATCGTTTGAAGACGCTCTTTCATATCCGTAACGATTTCTTCTGCTTCCGTCTTACTTCCGGTAGCCTCACCAATCATTTCAATTTTGCTATACACATCCTCAAAGGATGTAGCACTTCCAACAACAATTACTTCAATCCCAGCTTCTTCAAACTTTTGTAAGACATCCGGGTGTGTTTTGT
This Neobacillus sp. YX16 DNA region includes the following protein-coding sequences:
- a CDS encoding pyruvate, water dikinase regulatory protein, whose protein sequence is MAAIFVEKEVVYVVSDSVGETAEFVVKAVATQFNGGNVEIRRNSYVEDLEDIEDVLIIAKKGKSIIAYTIVIPVLKEYLDRRAAEENIMAVDLLSPLMNAFTTSFNKTPHHQPGLMRKLDEEYFRKIEAIEFAVKYDDGRDPRGILKADIVLIGVSRTSKTPLSMYLAHKRFKVANVPLVPEVPAPEELFEIPRKNCIGLIISPNKLNEIRVERLKALGLGSKASYASFERILDELDYAEKIMKRVGCPIINVSNKAIEETAGLILEVLKKERSL
- a CDS encoding helix-turn-helix transcriptional regulator, producing the protein MIKLSKRQDEILKIVKESGPITGQQIAEKLSLTRAALRPDLAILTMAGNLDARPRVGYFFNHNQEVKHQAEKFLHKKVADFKALPIVVEKSTSVYDAIVQLFLEDVGTLYAVDSNGFLAGVISRKDLLRTAIGNKDLQELPCNVIMTRMPNIITITPEETLLEAAKKMITNHIDSLPVVKEINPGNHTYLLVGRITKTTITRAYLEIMDRNSV
- the mutM gene encoding bifunctional DNA-formamidopyrimidine glycosylase/DNA-(apurinic or apyrimidinic site) lyase, which gives rise to MPELPEMENYRRLLNQKIAGKTISQVQINREKSVNLNPTLFINSVTNQKVMTVNRRGKHLLFHLENGQVLLLHLMLGGWMYFGKEDDKPERTIQVRLSFGKHHVYFIGLRLGYLHLYNEQDVKKELSSLGPEPLEPQFTLQDFLKLLSDRRGKIKTKLLDQEFIAGIGNCYSDEICYHAGIKTKRSIEDIGEPERNQLYQSMKHVLLDALKHGGYMENPFFQGDNLTGGYNNLCLVYDREGENCNRCGGTIIKEMISSRKTYFCPNCQK
- a CDS encoding DUF1450 domain-containing protein, encoding MNFITKLFTKEKKLKVDFCEKNLNRFLPDELQHEYSAFLGKKNIEYKEYHCQSRCEECKISPYAIVNGEFIAAEDSAQLLKKLKHLEGDKK
- a CDS encoding FbpB family small basic protein → MRKRNISFKKLVDDNKQELKSDLKAMERIEAKIDKKHSKR
- a CDS encoding VOC family protein; protein product: MKLGAFSVSLNVKDIHLSKSFYENLGFQAFGGDINQNWLIMKNENCIIGLFQGMFEKNILTFNPGWNENAENLESFTDIREIQKQLKEKGITMHSEADESTEGPAHFTIEDPDGNQILMDQHR
- a CDS encoding aromatic acid exporter family protein, whose translation is MKLGPRVIKTGIAVTFALYICSVLKLESAVFAGIAAIFTIQPSIYRTWKQVWNQVQTNFIGAIIAFLGLYFLGNDPFSIGLVIIILISISLKIKMGETISLTVVTVLAIMSAPGNEDWLFALNRFIVTFIGMATALLVNIFVYPPNYKKNYVKKVNEIFQNMSILLRTAISDEMTEKCFKEQMEQLENDILLLDEQFMLFDEEREKMSKVNNIDVREIVVFKQMFKSLQQGFIVLEDIDSFYFSSKPTPEENHLFDQQLEYLIKYHELFLLKYDGKIKMDLPSLEDEFMKHTEDFLEKVMQSYNEGHKIQMAVIGASIYNYAFQLDRLNTLIEHYLKKSQ
- a CDS encoding cobalamin-binding protein, with product MRLISICPSNTELAAYLGLTSSLVGVDNYSDWPEDIQSLPRLGSDLDIDMDKVEALQPDLVLASLSVPGMERNIEELKKRNIPFVIVPNPKTLTEVGESILFVGEVTNTSDKANQLFKKYNTILEKYQSLSKLVQKPATLYWEWWAKPIFTPGATNWLTEISKLAGGRNVFEDVAQSSVKTEWEEVLQRNPEVICVIWVGVQIEKVNPKVILKRPGTENMGAIKNNQLYILDEPLFCRPSPRLLLGLFKIASILHPAIYPPFNENIDPLLDEEAEFLL
- a CDS encoding cob(I)yrinic acid a,c-diamide adenosyltransferase, which codes for MTKQINRNGLTLVYTGHGKGKTTSSLGLALRGIGRGFRVKIYQFIKSPERTYGEQIALKKLGVEMVQLGIGFTWTKTPEEHREAIKQGWPKAKEAVMSGEYDLVILDELNNALAINKFPIDDVLPLHEVIDVIKNKPSHVHLVITGRDAKQEIKDAADLVSVIESEKHYYNEGIPAVKGIEF
- a CDS encoding cobyrinate a,c-diamide synthase; translation: MAERRLVIAGTGSGVGKTTLTIGVMAALMKKGLTVQGFKCGPDYIDPSYHTAVTKRASRNLDSWMLTKDLVLDIFTHGSQGSDISIIEGVMGFFDGKSPETNEGSTAEISMITKSPVLLVVNCESMARSAAAIVKGFQLFAEGPNIAAVIANKVGSEGHFQLVKKAIEQECHVPVIGYLKRELDIEIPERHLGLIPTLERGELDSFFDKLGTLVSETVDIDRLLELAVAERLEASRKSSIFEKQREHLVKVAVAKDSAFNFYYPENLEIMEAKGIEIVYFSPLADEEVPDDADGLYIGGGFPEEFAQVLACNLKAKRSVKLAIEGGLPTLAECGGFMYLTEFIETTDKKKFEMAGVIPGSVHMQTKLAALGYREITGQNANFILEDMSARGHEFHYSTFQALEEDVPYAYETIGMRGVNKEGYLLHNLAAGYTHFHFASCPEMVENWIKKCLENRGNTYD
- a CDS encoding ATP-binding cassette domain-containing protein, with the protein product MICVENLVGGYTHSPIIKGLDLEVKKGEFFALLGPNGSGKTTLFKLITGQLPIKSGKVSVCGQEISTLSKLKKAKKMAVLTQEVQVSFDYTVEEIISLGRYPHQKGIFKQLSKNDRKVIEEVMEITQISQFRTTQFRLISGGEKQRVLLAKALAQEPEILLLDEPTNHLDIKHTYQMLNLLKERQQTTGLTIFAILHDLNVASLYADRVALLHNGSFLEVGEVDLLRKEDQLEKVYEVKVKSQSHPTVPKPQLLMTPNHISSSRLFNFDDSYKINQGEDYLHVQFDQPLRTISNTEVGAGIQWLKHFCQFQGPHSDIQQLMTNYSQPHEQAAGVMTAVKLEEMLMVTKVIEDIHMMVIVTEGAGKTINIMLFIDAHFTDGALVDGYMSAVEAKVKALHKLRFSKMIAAGSSSDTLLLGLTQQGAKIDCAGSGTVVGRAIGQMVYGAIKKSFSKYIEKVH
- a CDS encoding iron ABC transporter permease, producing MRNLSILKYLNNKIGWLYVISGGLVLGISLLGLFYSSVTVTVPTILHIILDKTLNMGWLTDIAKNEEMIIWNIRLPRVLLAFCIGASLALAGAAFQGLLRNPLADPYTIGVSSGASLGAVLVLFFQVTIVGLGSFTLPVVAISFGLISLFIVFGLVRLSSKSLAIETIILAGIIVSAFIGSLVSLIISLSDRESMTQIIYWLYGSVGMRGWSHIQLILPFMLIGSFILIYHYRELNALALGEDAADHIGVDVKKGKTFVLIGASLLTGAAVAVSGSIGFVGLVIPHLVRLVTGPNHRHVLPLSMLVGGAFLILADLMARTIIAPKELPIGVITALIGAPVFALLLIRERFGKGANK
- a CDS encoding ABC transporter substrate-binding protein, yielding MKKMVEKWGLFGIFLLLSMGIIAGCGTQEQSSKDKAVATQNEKKNESKEQFPVTITDDANQEVTIEEEPETIVSIQASNTEIAFALGLGDKIIGVSDYDNYPPEVEKIEKVGAQDINAELVLSLLPDMALVTDYHYKTHPDVLQKFEEAGIEVIVVGSATSFEDVYSKIEMIGEATGSKTEAEEIVTDMKERLQTIKDKAAAANVEKKKVWVEVSPAPDIFTTGKNTFMHEMLESIQAVNAAEDQDGWVKMTEEEIVKLNPDVIITTYGYYVDNPTSGVLKREGWAEVPAIKSGNVFDVDSDTVTRPGPRLIEGVETLAELIYPEIFKQ